One segment of Anatilimnocola aggregata DNA contains the following:
- a CDS encoding serine/threonine-protein kinase, protein MNDPNNTHDGPKGDLYATRSLDTSLASKDKTDCNLVEGKVVPDKPAASPSHIQSIGRYRIDRVLGKGGFGLVYLAHDEQLQRHVAIKVAHRERVLTASDAEAYLIEARTVANLDHPHIVPVHDVGSTSEFPCFIVSKFIEGSTLAARIQSDRPKPNAAAELIATVAEALHYAHRKGLVHRDIKPGNILIDASGKPFVVDFGLALKEENIGRGPKYAGTPAYMSPEQARGEGHRVDGRSDIFSLGTVFYELLIGRRPFQGDSQAELLDQISTFEPRPPRQYDDSIPKELERICLKTLSKRASDRYSTAKDLAEDLRHFVIQQSGPVTNSRGAAGAPVWQPPSSARITATPAAHTTQGSNSQFTKIVPKGLRSFDAHDADFFLELLPGPRDRDGLPNTIRFWKNRIEEQDTDKTFAVGLIYGPSGCGKSSLVKAGLLPRLSEHVTAVYIEAAAYETESRLLNGLRKHCPALDNNLSLKETLVALRRGQGLPAGKKVLLVLDQFEQWLHANTEEQNTELVQSLRQCDGGRLQCVVMVRDDFWMAATRFMRELEVRLVEAENSAAVDLFPIRHAEKVLAAFGRAFGVLPEVTSDASEEQQQFLKQATASLAQEGKVISVRLALFAEMMKGRNWTPATLKAVGGTEGVGVTFLEETFSAATAPPEHRYHQKAARNVLKSLLPESGTDIKGHMLSAAGLLDASGYQTRTQDFADLLRVLDSEIRLITPTDPEGQDHEAAETQSMIQAGQKYYQLTHDYLVPSLREWLTRKQKETRRGRAELLLAERAALWMNKAENRHLPSFLEYLAITFRTNRASWNPAQTVMLKKASRQFLLRAAMLLALAALMAGVTISLVKGFAKQRDVDLATATVLQIRDAVPTDVPKIVRQSAVSASQLEQSLTSQFDGFTETSRFKFRDRGEDYPDEQLSSADDLLRKRFNIRFAFQLMREREAPGQPQRENETALAELVCFSSAKDFSDMMAVLKPYRSRLQDNFWKILESDRSSEEQRFRAACAFAQCVDQNSFAKKYVWDQSSASYVKYGDWIAAKLIPRNERYWHTWRDALEPANTELMAGLQRQIDTNHNLREANLARAKYLAEHYRVMSLPISAAEKELILESNFDPHAGHAH, encoded by the coding sequence ATGAACGATCCCAATAACACCCACGACGGTCCTAAAGGGGACCTATATGCAACCCGGTCGCTGGACACTTCGCTGGCCAGCAAGGACAAAACTGACTGCAACCTGGTTGAAGGCAAAGTCGTTCCAGACAAACCGGCAGCATCGCCGAGCCACATTCAATCCATCGGTCGTTACCGGATTGACCGGGTGTTGGGTAAAGGCGGCTTCGGGCTCGTGTACTTGGCCCATGATGAGCAGCTGCAGCGGCATGTCGCCATCAAAGTCGCTCACCGCGAACGAGTCTTAACTGCGTCAGATGCCGAAGCCTATTTGATCGAGGCTCGCACTGTTGCGAACCTCGATCATCCGCACATTGTGCCAGTTCACGATGTTGGCAGCACCAGTGAATTCCCGTGTTTCATCGTTTCGAAGTTTATCGAAGGGAGCACACTTGCAGCCAGGATTCAAAGCGATCGGCCGAAACCGAACGCGGCTGCGGAACTGATCGCCACGGTTGCGGAAGCGCTGCATTACGCTCATCGCAAAGGGCTGGTGCATCGAGACATCAAGCCCGGCAACATCCTGATCGACGCCAGTGGCAAACCCTTTGTCGTCGATTTTGGACTAGCACTCAAAGAAGAGAACATCGGACGCGGTCCCAAGTATGCAGGCACGCCAGCTTATATGAGTCCAGAGCAAGCGCGTGGTGAAGGACATCGTGTTGATGGTCGGTCAGATATTTTCAGTCTGGGAACCGTATTCTATGAATTGCTCATTGGGCGGCGGCCCTTCCAAGGTGACTCGCAAGCGGAACTTCTGGATCAGATCTCGACCTTTGAGCCTCGCCCGCCACGCCAGTATGACGATAGCATCCCGAAGGAACTCGAACGAATCTGTCTCAAGACCTTGTCTAAACGAGCGTCTGATCGGTATTCAACTGCCAAGGACTTGGCCGAAGATTTGCGCCATTTTGTGATTCAGCAATCTGGCCCCGTGACGAACAGCAGAGGTGCAGCGGGTGCGCCCGTTTGGCAACCTCCGTCTTCTGCTCGAATTACTGCTACGCCCGCTGCTCACACAACGCAAGGCTCCAACAGTCAGTTTACTAAGATCGTTCCCAAGGGACTGCGATCTTTCGATGCTCATGATGCGGACTTTTTCCTGGAACTTCTTCCTGGTCCACGCGATCGCGACGGCTTGCCGAATACCATTCGGTTTTGGAAGAACCGGATCGAAGAACAAGATACTGACAAAACATTCGCGGTGGGCCTCATTTACGGACCATCGGGTTGCGGCAAATCTTCGCTGGTGAAGGCAGGACTTTTGCCGCGTTTATCTGAACACGTGACCGCCGTCTACATCGAAGCTGCTGCATACGAGACTGAATCCCGGCTGCTCAACGGGCTTCGCAAGCATTGTCCGGCTTTGGACAACAATTTGTCTCTTAAAGAGACATTAGTTGCGCTGCGACGCGGACAGGGACTTCCCGCGGGTAAGAAGGTGCTGCTCGTGCTCGATCAGTTTGAGCAATGGTTGCACGCCAATACGGAGGAGCAGAACACCGAGCTAGTGCAATCGCTGCGGCAGTGTGACGGCGGTCGGTTGCAATGTGTTGTCATGGTGCGGGACGATTTCTGGATGGCAGCGACTCGGTTCATGCGGGAGTTGGAAGTTCGCCTGGTCGAAGCTGAGAATTCCGCCGCGGTCGATCTCTTCCCGATCCGTCACGCTGAGAAAGTGCTCGCTGCGTTTGGTCGGGCCTTCGGCGTTCTCCCCGAGGTTACAAGCGACGCGAGCGAGGAGCAGCAGCAATTTCTGAAGCAGGCGACAGCCAGTTTGGCTCAGGAAGGCAAAGTCATCTCCGTTCGTCTGGCACTTTTCGCGGAGATGATGAAAGGCAGAAACTGGACACCTGCGACGCTCAAGGCAGTGGGGGGGACAGAAGGGGTCGGTGTGACGTTTCTGGAAGAGACGTTTAGTGCGGCAACCGCACCGCCCGAACATCGTTACCACCAGAAAGCGGCCCGCAACGTCCTGAAGTCACTCCTGCCGGAATCGGGAACGGACATCAAGGGACACATGCTGTCGGCGGCGGGACTACTGGACGCGTCCGGTTATCAAACTCGGACCCAGGACTTCGCTGACTTGCTACGTGTGCTGGATAGCGAAATCCGCCTCATTACGCCGACCGATCCCGAGGGACAAGACCATGAGGCTGCGGAAACCCAGTCAATGATTCAGGCCGGGCAAAAGTATTACCAACTTACGCACGACTATCTGGTGCCGTCATTGCGTGAATGGCTGACACGCAAACAAAAAGAAACCCGACGAGGTCGCGCAGAATTACTGCTCGCGGAACGAGCAGCACTCTGGATGAATAAAGCTGAGAACCGGCATTTGCCTTCGTTTTTGGAATACTTGGCGATCACCTTCAGGACCAACCGTGCCAGTTGGAATCCCGCCCAGACGGTGATGTTGAAAAAGGCGAGCCGCCAGTTCCTTCTGCGAGCGGCGATGCTGTTGGCTTTGGCAGCTTTAATGGCCGGAGTCACGATTTCATTGGTGAAGGGATTTGCCAAACAGCGAGACGTTGATCTCGCCACGGCAACCGTTTTGCAAATCCGGGATGCCGTTCCCACGGACGTACCGAAGATAGTGAGGCAGTCCGCAGTATCAGCTAGTCAGCTCGAGCAATCGTTGACGAGTCAATTCGACGGCTTCACTGAAACGTCTCGCTTCAAATTTCGCGATCGGGGCGAAGATTACCCTGACGAACAACTTAGTTCTGCTGACGATTTGCTTCGCAAACGATTTAATATTCGATTCGCTTTCCAGTTGATGCGTGAGCGGGAAGCGCCGGGCCAACCTCAACGCGAGAACGAAACTGCACTCGCGGAGCTGGTTTGCTTTTCGAGCGCCAAAGACTTTTCCGATATGATGGCGGTCCTAAAGCCGTATCGCTCTCGCCTGCAGGACAACTTCTGGAAGATTCTGGAAAGCGACCGAAGTTCCGAGGAGCAGCGTTTCCGGGCAGCTTGTGCGTTTGCGCAATGCGTCGATCAGAACAGCTTCGCGAAGAAATATGTATGGGATCAATCCTCCGCATCGTATGTGAAGTACGGAGACTGGATCGCGGCTAAACTAATTCCGAGAAATGAAAGATACTGGCATACTTGGCGTGATGCACTTGAGCCGGCAAATACAGAGCTCATGGCTGGGCTCCAACGGCAGATAGATACTAACCACAATTTGCGAGAAGCGAACCTCGCGCGGGCCAAGTACCTGGCGGAGCACTACCGCGTCATGTCGTTGCCAATTAGTGCAGCCGAGAAGGAACTGATCCTGGAATCAAATTTTGACCCCCATGCGGGTCATGCGCATTGA
- a CDS encoding zinc-ribbon domain-containing protein, with protein MPLIACPECQRQVSDQAPACPQCGFPLAVRLPQTVVPPPVATRVSLGSEPSPLQEIAYRQKLLLYALLINILSQLPIWYCFQTTWLWPLGILGFLANAAFGVWCFFKLGRALEMSVPIIAFFAVGLFFPCISLAAMYVFTNRATSALQKAGIKVGLLGANLDTVP; from the coding sequence ATGCCATTAATTGCCTGCCCGGAATGTCAGCGTCAGGTAAGCGACCAAGCACCCGCATGTCCGCAATGCGGCTTTCCGCTGGCCGTTCGCTTGCCGCAGACCGTCGTGCCACCCCCAGTGGCCACCCGTGTTTCCCTAGGGTCTGAACCTTCGCCGCTCCAGGAGATTGCTTATCGACAAAAACTGTTGCTTTACGCTCTGCTGATCAACATCCTCAGCCAACTGCCGATCTGGTATTGTTTTCAAACAACTTGGCTTTGGCCGTTGGGAATACTGGGATTCCTCGCTAACGCGGCGTTTGGGGTCTGGTGCTTCTTTAAGCTGGGACGGGCGCTGGAGATGTCTGTCCCCATCATTGCGTTTTTTGCAGTGGGACTGTTCTTCCCCTGTATCAGTTTGGCTGCAATGTACGTTTTCACCAATCGCGCTACATCGGCCTTGCAGAAGGCGGGGATCAAGGTTGGTCTCTTGGGGGCGAACCTGGACACTGTCCCTTAG
- a CDS encoding helix-turn-helix domain-containing protein, with protein MAKTADILENFGQRVRSLRTAKGLSQEDFAHECQLDRTYMGGIERGERNVALRNIERIANALGISIAELMKGL; from the coding sequence ATGGCAAAGACGGCCGACATCTTGGAGAACTTCGGTCAGCGGGTACGGTCCCTACGCACTGCCAAAGGCTTGTCACAAGAAGACTTTGCCCATGAGTGCCAGCTCGATCGAACATATATGGGCGGAATTGAGCGCGGCGAACGAAATGTCGCCTTGAGGAATATCGAGCGCATCGCCAACGCCCTAGGGATTTCGATTGCCGAGTTGATGAAGGGCTTATGA
- a CDS encoding AAA family ATPase has protein sequence MSLTERLSELVRACFTGLWIESHEHEDALAEVGMLCRSEEWRLATWDIEEGLRMQGQDAGADTGTNDPLAAIRALSALAASDQPALLVLVNFHRFLQSGEIVQALAKQIAHGKQNRTFVVILSPIVQVPAELEKQFVVIEHDLPGREQLSEIARGIATERDELPVPAEFDRVIDAATGLTRYEAEGAFSLSLVRHGKLRADVLWEQKSQMLKKSGLISLHRGNETFADIGGLDALKAFCLRAMRRQGEANPLLRPRGVLLLSPPGCGKSAFAKSLGNETGRPTLTLEIGNLLGSLVGESERNMRQTLRIVDAMAPCVLFADELEKGLAGVSGNAGDSGVASRIFGQLLTWLNDRTSDVFFVGTCNDISRLPPEFARAERFDAVTFIDLPDQSQRRRIWEMYLAKFHLNPAQQIPNDDEWTGAEIRACCRLAALLDLPLNAAAQHVVPIARTAGEAIEKLRNWASGRCLSANRTGIFQRGTPPRRKVARESSQN, from the coding sequence ATGTCGCTCACCGAGCGATTATCCGAATTGGTTCGGGCCTGTTTCACTGGCCTGTGGATTGAATCGCACGAGCATGAAGATGCGTTAGCGGAGGTCGGCATGCTGTGCCGTAGCGAAGAATGGCGGCTCGCCACGTGGGATATTGAAGAAGGGCTCAGAATGCAGGGCCAAGACGCCGGTGCGGATACAGGTACCAATGATCCCCTGGCCGCCATTCGCGCACTCTCCGCACTCGCGGCTTCGGATCAGCCCGCGCTGCTCGTACTGGTGAATTTTCATCGGTTCCTGCAGAGTGGCGAGATCGTGCAGGCACTCGCCAAGCAGATTGCCCACGGCAAACAGAACCGCACGTTCGTCGTCATCTTATCGCCAATCGTCCAAGTACCGGCCGAATTGGAAAAGCAGTTTGTGGTGATCGAGCACGATCTGCCCGGGCGCGAGCAGCTGTCAGAGATTGCCCGCGGCATTGCCACCGAGCGCGACGAGTTGCCCGTCCCGGCGGAGTTCGATCGCGTCATCGACGCCGCAACAGGGTTGACACGGTACGAAGCTGAAGGGGCCTTCAGCTTGTCGCTCGTGCGGCACGGTAAGTTACGCGCGGACGTGCTCTGGGAACAAAAATCCCAGATGCTGAAGAAGAGTGGCCTAATCTCTCTACACCGCGGCAACGAGACCTTCGCCGACATCGGCGGATTGGATGCACTCAAGGCGTTCTGCTTGCGGGCGATGCGCCGACAAGGTGAAGCAAACCCACTATTGCGCCCACGCGGCGTGTTGCTGCTGTCGCCGCCCGGCTGCGGCAAGAGCGCATTTGCCAAAAGCCTCGGAAACGAAACCGGCCGGCCGACGTTAACCCTTGAAATTGGCAACCTACTGGGAAGCCTCGTGGGTGAGAGCGAACGGAACATGCGTCAAACGCTGCGAATCGTCGACGCGATGGCACCGTGCGTGCTGTTCGCGGATGAATTGGAGAAAGGACTGGCGGGAGTCAGTGGCAACGCAGGAGATTCCGGCGTTGCGTCGCGGATTTTCGGTCAATTGCTCACTTGGTTGAACGACCGCACGAGCGACGTCTTCTTCGTAGGGACCTGCAATGACATTTCTCGCTTGCCGCCGGAATTTGCGCGGGCTGAGCGTTTTGACGCCGTGACGTTCATTGATCTACCGGATCAATCGCAACGGAGAAGGATTTGGGAAATGTACCTCGCTAAATTCCATTTGAATCCTGCCCAGCAAATCCCCAACGACGACGAGTGGACCGGCGCCGAAATCCGCGCCTGTTGTCGACTAGCTGCCCTTCTGGACCTGCCGTTGAACGCCGCCGCCCAACATGTGGTGCCGATCGCTCGCACAGCCGGCGAAGCAATTGAAAAGCTGAGAAACTGGGCCAGTGGCCGCTGCTTGAGTGCGAATCGAACAGGCATATTCCAACGGGGAACTCCGCCGCGGCGCAAAGTAGCCCGTGAATCGTCGCAGAATTAA
- a CDS encoding DUF2997 domain-containing protein: MKQIIEVIVSPKGEAKIETKGIVGGECRQASRFIEQALGAQVREKLTAEFHQHQARDQTIKEGQA; this comes from the coding sequence ATGAAGCAGATCATCGAAGTCATTGTATCGCCCAAGGGCGAAGCGAAAATTGAAACCAAGGGAATTGTCGGCGGCGAATGTCGTCAGGCAAGTCGTTTTATCGAGCAAGCCTTGGGTGCTCAAGTGCGCGAAAAGCTCACGGCGGAGTTCCACCAACATCAGGCTCGTGACCAGACGATTAAAGAGGGCCAGGCGTGA
- a CDS encoding efflux RND transporter periplasmic adaptor subunit, which produces MKQRHILIVSIPIASVLILMVGCSSDSRLGDLAQQVTHEQAAQNQRMAESTQRIAQGSQQLIDADAKARRELIQMQNGLRQDQAELAKQRDALEIARAEVAEDRLTDSQVANCIIAVGVLIAAIAPLVLAGISLVGLWREPSREEEGHVLIEELTRELIADQVPPIPRLVQNATGELRIQGSDADGHRA; this is translated from the coding sequence ATGAAACAACGACACATCTTGATCGTGAGCATCCCGATCGCGAGCGTGCTCATCCTGATGGTCGGATGTAGCAGCGACTCCCGACTCGGAGACCTTGCGCAACAGGTCACGCACGAACAGGCGGCGCAGAACCAACGGATGGCGGAATCGACCCAGAGGATCGCACAAGGTAGTCAGCAATTGATCGACGCTGACGCCAAGGCCCGCCGTGAACTCATTCAAATGCAGAATGGGCTGCGGCAAGACCAGGCCGAGCTTGCGAAGCAGCGCGACGCGCTCGAAATTGCGCGCGCCGAAGTCGCCGAGGACCGGCTTACCGATTCGCAGGTGGCTAATTGCATCATCGCCGTCGGAGTACTAATCGCCGCCATCGCGCCACTGGTACTGGCAGGGATTTCACTGGTGGGACTGTGGCGAGAACCGAGCCGAGAAGAAGAAGGGCACGTACTGATTGAAGAACTGACCCGGGAACTCATCGCCGACCAGGTGCCTCCAATTCCTCGATTGGTGCAAAACGCCACCGGCGAATTGCGTATCCAGGGATCGGATGCCGACGGCCACCGCGCTTGA
- a CDS encoding recombinase family protein: MLRKSDNGLAPRNGMSLVVAIVCRISGCVKQKELSLEDQEDNGKQLIGELYSGPAEYRVIATKGKGENLERPELEQIAAAYKSRKYDVFIFDDLSRLIRGGEAARLLGVGVDNGTRSICINDGIDTVEETWEQDALNACGENVAHNQRTSMRIKQKTMNRFKKFGATGNRAIMGYIVPEGAKTYADWQKDPQREAVIREGSRILRETLNGEAVAAYFRASGVPVGPYARNQNWNGTMVLRYYRNTLLKGFPQRGRTATVKHHASGKRTSRKNPKGPNYYHAPHLAFFDQVEFDELVILLADRNKHFRRKTGNGGDPRLEVPRKRTRSFGQHARCWYCGRHYVWGGNGITDNLMCSGARERKCWNSIGFPGILAAKELVKIITRKLFEIDGVDDQFRELVRQATSGGKEGLTARWKNLERDEVNLIRKKEKVKEALLAFGVSTTIAEMLAEIDKLEKLQAAERRFLESARERSLDIPMSPCELRQSLTAEFEKLAVNSLEFGELVRQLVPDMHIYLVRLCDGGHLLPRAKCRLDLLGNFPDGELVPGLRALLSADITIDSFEPPQRVRICNDVVRLTAEGLEQREIALQLAEKPTQTAVWNSLELHRRMKSLQVATPYQLISAPPDDYPKLRRHRHPQYRFEVLKGYIPPEL; encoded by the coding sequence ATGCTGAGGAAATCTGATAATGGTCTTGCCCCTCGCAACGGCATGTCGTTGGTCGTCGCAATTGTCTGCCGGATTTCCGGCTGCGTAAAGCAAAAGGAGCTGAGCCTCGAAGATCAGGAAGATAACGGAAAGCAATTGATCGGAGAGCTTTACTCGGGCCCGGCGGAATATCGCGTGATCGCCACCAAAGGCAAAGGTGAGAACCTGGAGCGGCCGGAACTCGAACAGATTGCGGCCGCGTACAAATCCCGAAAGTACGATGTTTTCATCTTTGACGACCTCAGTCGCCTTATTCGCGGTGGAGAGGCGGCTCGCCTGCTCGGCGTCGGCGTCGATAACGGCACACGATCAATTTGCATCAACGATGGCATCGATACTGTAGAGGAAACTTGGGAGCAGGATGCCTTGAACGCTTGCGGGGAAAACGTGGCCCACAATCAGCGAACCTCGATGCGGATCAAACAGAAAACGATGAATCGCTTCAAGAAGTTCGGAGCTACGGGCAACCGCGCAATCATGGGCTACATTGTGCCAGAAGGTGCCAAGACGTATGCGGATTGGCAAAAGGATCCGCAACGAGAGGCGGTGATCCGCGAAGGATCGCGGATCTTGCGGGAAACTCTAAACGGCGAGGCCGTGGCAGCTTACTTTCGCGCAAGCGGGGTACCCGTAGGGCCCTATGCTCGGAACCAAAACTGGAACGGAACGATGGTGCTCCGCTACTATCGAAACACGTTGCTCAAGGGCTTTCCGCAACGAGGAAGAACGGCAACGGTAAAGCACCATGCCAGTGGCAAGCGCACGTCGAGAAAGAATCCCAAAGGGCCAAACTATTATCACGCTCCTCACTTGGCTTTTTTTGACCAAGTTGAGTTCGACGAGCTTGTCATTCTGCTTGCCGACAGGAACAAACACTTCCGGAGAAAAACCGGAAATGGAGGTGATCCTCGCCTCGAAGTTCCCAGAAAGCGAACACGATCATTCGGGCAGCATGCCCGCTGCTGGTATTGTGGACGCCATTATGTTTGGGGCGGCAATGGCATCACTGACAATCTGATGTGTTCGGGCGCGAGAGAACGGAAATGTTGGAACTCGATCGGCTTTCCAGGAATTCTTGCGGCTAAGGAACTCGTCAAAATTATTACTCGGAAGTTGTTCGAAATTGATGGTGTTGACGACCAGTTTCGAGAACTCGTTCGCCAAGCGACTTCTGGGGGGAAGGAGGGGCTTACGGCTCGCTGGAAGAATCTGGAGCGAGACGAAGTGAATCTCATTCGCAAGAAGGAAAAGGTTAAGGAAGCACTTCTCGCCTTTGGAGTTTCCACGACCATTGCGGAGATGCTTGCGGAAATCGACAAGCTCGAAAAACTGCAAGCCGCTGAGCGCCGTTTTTTGGAATCCGCCCGGGAACGATCGCTTGATATTCCCATGTCACCTTGCGAATTGCGGCAATCGCTTACAGCAGAGTTCGAGAAGCTCGCTGTAAACTCGCTTGAGTTCGGCGAACTCGTCCGGCAACTCGTACCGGACATGCACATCTATCTCGTTCGGCTTTGCGATGGGGGGCATCTCTTGCCTCGCGCCAAGTGTCGTTTGGATCTTCTCGGAAACTTTCCGGATGGGGAGCTAGTTCCAGGCCTAAGGGCGTTGCTTTCCGCCGACATCACGATTGACTCGTTCGAACCTCCACAGAGAGTTCGAATTTGCAATGACGTGGTGCGGTTGACGGCAGAAGGTCTCGAACAGCGGGAGATCGCTCTTCAGCTCGCAGAGAAGCCAACTCAAACGGCGGTATGGAACTCGCTTGAACTACACCGCCGAATGAAGTCATTGCAAGTCGCAACTCCTTACCAGCTCATATCGGCTCCTCCGGACGATTATCCCAAACTGCGTCGCCATCGGCATCCGCAGTATCGGTTTGAAGTTTTGAAAGGCTACATTCCGCCGGAACTATAG
- a CDS encoding tyrosine-type recombinase/integrase: MKPEGCDAYCYTFEQVTDMVLYCIANELGWLADVLIGLACTGLRINELASLRWSDVDVKAGVLRLTDERWSYRRIKLGSARHTKGKRTRCLPIHPELLKVLARLSKTLDGLIFHGPLGSKLQDSTVLRNLKDYVIENLKSKYPTPPGEIGFEHGRVHSLRHYFCSESFRNGATEAQLLEWLGHRDSKMVAHYRHLRPDDSKKLMSSMRLLDLNPGQSETA; the protein is encoded by the coding sequence GTGAAGCCTGAGGGTTGCGATGCCTATTGTTACACCTTCGAGCAGGTCACCGATATGGTCCTGTACTGCATCGCCAATGAACTTGGCTGGCTCGCCGACGTGCTGATTGGGCTTGCTTGCACGGGGCTACGAATCAACGAACTTGCTTCCCTGCGCTGGAGCGACGTTGACGTGAAGGCGGGAGTACTACGACTTACCGATGAACGTTGGAGCTATCGTCGAATCAAGCTTGGGTCCGCGCGACACACCAAGGGAAAGCGTACTCGGTGTCTGCCGATTCACCCCGAATTACTGAAGGTTTTGGCTCGGCTTTCCAAAACTTTGGACGGGCTGATTTTCCACGGACCGCTCGGTTCGAAGCTGCAGGATTCGACAGTACTACGTAACCTCAAAGATTACGTCATCGAAAATCTGAAATCGAAATACCCGACGCCGCCGGGCGAAATTGGCTTCGAACATGGCCGAGTCCACTCACTGCGACATTACTTCTGTAGCGAGAGTTTCCGCAACGGTGCCACTGAGGCCCAGTTGCTCGAATGGCTGGGGCACCGGGACTCGAAGATGGTTGCTCACTACCGCCATCTTCGACCTGATGATTCCAAGAAGTTGATGAGTTCGATGCGGCTGCTCGACCTGAATCCGGGACAGAGCGAGACAGCCTAA
- a CDS encoding response regulator, with amino-acid sequence MTHEAPLILIIEDEAPIRRFLRASLSEQGYRFNEAESAQDGLRLAASQPPDLIVLDLGLPDQNGLEVLRQIRDWSSVPIIIVSARGQEHDKVTALDLGANDYLTKPFGVGELFARIRVALRLACKMPAEPVFATGELKVDLTARRVWVQGQEVHLTPTEYRLLTTLIRDAGKVLTQSYLLKEVWGPGHAQEGHYLRVAMAKLRSKIESEPARPRIIITEVGVGYRLNVTDSN; translated from the coding sequence ATGACCCACGAAGCTCCACTCATCCTCATCATCGAAGACGAAGCGCCGATTCGCCGCTTCCTGCGGGCCTCCCTCTCGGAGCAAGGCTACCGGTTCAATGAAGCCGAATCGGCTCAGGACGGCCTGCGTTTGGCAGCGTCGCAACCGCCGGATTTGATCGTACTCGATCTGGGCTTGCCCGATCAGAATGGCTTGGAGGTGTTGCGGCAGATTCGCGACTGGTCCTCGGTCCCCATCATCATCGTCTCCGCGCGCGGCCAGGAGCACGACAAAGTAACGGCCCTGGACTTGGGAGCGAATGACTATCTGACCAAGCCCTTCGGGGTCGGCGAACTGTTTGCGCGCATTCGGGTCGCACTGCGTCTGGCTTGCAAAATGCCCGCCGAGCCGGTCTTCGCCACCGGCGAGCTGAAAGTTGACTTGACCGCGCGACGAGTCTGGGTGCAGGGCCAGGAAGTTCACCTCACACCAACGGAATATCGTCTGCTAACGACGTTGATCCGCGACGCTGGCAAGGTCTTGACGCAATCCTATTTGCTCAAGGAAGTCTGGGGCCCCGGCCATGCCCAAGAAGGCCATTACTTGCGCGTCGCCATGGCAAAATTGCGATCCAAAATCGAATCCGAACCTGCCCGCCCCCGAATCATCATCACCGAAGTTGGCGTCGGCTACCGATTGAATGTGACCGACTCCAACTAG